A region of Thermodesulfobacteriota bacterium DNA encodes the following proteins:
- the ileS gene encoding isoleucine--tRNA ligase, whose amino-acid sequence MDYKKTLNLPATKFPMKANLAKREPEQLKHWEESRLLEKIRNTSKGSELFILHDGPPYANGYIHIGTALNKILKDIIVRSRQMMGFDAVYVPGWDCHGLPIEHNVDKELGDKKNDLSMAQVRKRCRSYAEKFINIQREEFKRLGVMGEWENPYLTMNYAYEATIARECGKFALNGSLFRSKKPIYWCSTCQTALAEAEVEYHDEASPSIFVKFPLKDDISKEEKAVLGKKVFVVIWTTTPWTIPANMAVALHPDFKYVAVDVGNNEVFILAGELVERCMHTFGMANYKIIADIDPKMLERKKCMHPLYHRESMLILADHVTLEAGTGCVHTAPGHGREDYEVSLLYDIDVYSPIDDKGCFTQDVEFFNGQFVFEANKNVNAKLKETGALLAEETIEHSYPHCWRCKQPVIFRATPQWFISMDKTGLRKKTLEAIDRVEWIPHWGKERIYSMIENRPDWCVSRQRAWGVPITVFYCDKCGELYITQEIIDRICRAFEKHGADIWFEKDADEFLPQGALCEKCQNTSFVKETDILDVWFDSGVSHAAVLEQRPYLRWPADLYLEGSDQHRGWFHSSILTAVGTRGTAPYHAVLTHGYVVDAQGKKMSKSLGNIVAPSEVIDKFGAEILRLWVSASDYRDDIRISEKFLKQLSDAYRRIRNTCRFLLGNLSDFNVEKDSVSYASMPDIDRFALHKLQELIEKTRKAYQTYEFHLVYHAFYNYCTLDLSAFYLDILKDRLYTSPAKSKERRSAQTVMYSMLNAMVRLMAPILSFTAEEIWSFMPEQKEKEESVHLASLPVVNENWIDESLAGQWERLLEIRSEVTKALEEARAQKIIGHPLDAAVTISCKKEMKHILDPYADELKSIFIVSKASLVDGERLTGAYESSDIEGLCIKVEVAGGDKCERCWIHEPSVGTNPDHPTICDRCRHALDLIAQEESV is encoded by the coding sequence ATGGATTACAAGAAGACACTCAACCTTCCGGCAACCAAGTTTCCGATGAAGGCAAATCTGGCCAAGCGTGAGCCGGAGCAATTAAAACACTGGGAAGAGAGCCGTTTGCTTGAGAAGATCAGAAATACTTCAAAGGGGAGTGAACTTTTTATTCTTCATGACGGACCTCCATATGCAAACGGTTATATACATATCGGTACGGCTTTAAACAAAATATTAAAAGATATTATCGTTCGGTCAAGGCAGATGATGGGCTTTGATGCGGTCTACGTGCCGGGGTGGGACTGTCATGGGCTTCCCATTGAACATAATGTGGACAAGGAGCTTGGAGATAAAAAAAATGATCTTTCCATGGCACAGGTTAGAAAGCGGTGCAGGTCATATGCGGAAAAATTTATCAACATTCAGCGGGAAGAGTTTAAACGGCTCGGTGTAATGGGTGAATGGGAGAATCCATACCTGACCATGAACTATGCATACGAAGCCACCATTGCCAGGGAGTGCGGGAAATTTGCGCTTAACGGGAGTCTTTTCCGGAGTAAAAAGCCTATATACTGGTGTTCTACCTGTCAGACTGCCCTGGCGGAAGCAGAAGTAGAATATCATGACGAAGCATCGCCGTCGATTTTTGTTAAGTTTCCCTTGAAAGATGACATCAGCAAAGAAGAAAAAGCGGTCTTAGGGAAAAAGGTCTTTGTGGTGATCTGGACCACCACCCCCTGGACGATTCCGGCGAACATGGCCGTCGCCCTTCATCCTGATTTTAAATATGTTGCAGTGGATGTGGGGAACAACGAAGTTTTTATTTTGGCCGGAGAGCTGGTGGAAAGATGTATGCACACCTTTGGTATGGCAAACTATAAAATTATTGCGGATATTGATCCGAAGATGCTTGAACGAAAAAAGTGCATGCACCCCCTTTATCACAGGGAATCGATGTTAATTTTGGCAGACCATGTGACGCTTGAGGCCGGTACAGGATGTGTGCATACGGCTCCGGGTCATGGCCGCGAAGATTATGAGGTTAGCCTGCTGTATGACATTGATGTCTATTCCCCCATAGATGACAAAGGCTGTTTTACTCAGGATGTTGAGTTTTTCAACGGGCAGTTTGTTTTTGAGGCCAACAAAAATGTCAATGCAAAGTTGAAGGAAACCGGAGCACTCCTGGCGGAGGAAACAATCGAACATTCATATCCTCATTGCTGGCGATGCAAACAGCCGGTAATCTTTCGTGCCACGCCCCAATGGTTTATTTCCATGGATAAGACGGGCCTGAGGAAGAAAACCCTTGAAGCGATCGACCGGGTGGAATGGATTCCCCATTGGGGCAAGGAAAGAATATACAGCATGATCGAAAATCGACCCGACTGGTGTGTATCCAGGCAGCGGGCCTGGGGTGTGCCGATTACCGTATTTTATTGTGATAAGTGCGGAGAGCTTTATATCACCCAGGAAATCATTGATCGTATTTGCCGTGCATTTGAGAAGCATGGTGCTGATATCTGGTTTGAAAAGGATGCGGATGAATTTCTTCCCCAAGGAGCGCTGTGTGAAAAGTGCCAAAATACATCCTTTGTTAAGGAGACCGATATTTTGGATGTGTGGTTCGATTCAGGGGTGAGCCATGCAGCCGTACTTGAGCAGCGTCCTTATCTAAGATGGCCTGCCGATCTTTATCTGGAAGGAAGTGACCAGCACAGGGGGTGGTTTCACAGTTCCATTCTGACCGCTGTGGGAACAAGGGGAACTGCGCCCTATCACGCGGTGTTAACCCATGGATATGTTGTGGATGCCCAGGGAAAGAAGATGTCCAAGTCCCTGGGGAATATCGTGGCCCCAAGCGAGGTGATCGATAAATTCGGGGCGGAGATATTGCGTCTTTGGGTGTCCGCCTCTGATTACAGGGATGATATCCGTATTTCGGAAAAGTTTTTAAAGCAGCTAAGCGACGCGTATCGAAGGATAAGAAATACCTGCCGGTTCCTGCTGGGTAACCTCTCTGATTTTAATGTGGAAAAAGATTCTGTTTCCTATGCATCGATGCCGGATATTGACAGATTTGCCCTGCACAAATTGCAGGAACTGATCGAAAAAACCCGGAAAGCCTATCAAACGTACGAATTTCATCTGGTGTATCACGCGTTTTACAATTATTGCACCCTTGATCTTTCCGCATTCTATTTAGATATTCTAAAAGACAGGCTGTACACTTCACCAGCGAAATCAAAAGAAAGGAGGAGTGCCCAGACCGTCATGTACAGCATGCTGAACGCCATGGTGCGGCTGATGGCACCGATACTGTCATTTACCGCAGAAGAAATCTGGAGTTTTATGCCGGAACAAAAGGAAAAAGAGGAAAGCGTTCATCTGGCCTCCTTGCCCGTGGTAAATGAAAACTGGATAGACGAAAGTCTGGCAGGACAATGGGAACGGTTGCTCGAAATTCGCTCCGAGGTGACAAAGGCCCTGGAAGAAGCCAGGGCCCAAAAAATTATCGGGCACCCCCTTGATGCGGCGGTAACCATTTCGTGTAAAAAAGAGATGAAGCACATCCTGGATCCTTATGCAGATGAGCTAAAATCTATATTCATTGTTTCTAAAGCATCACTGGTTGACGGTGAAAGGCTTACCGGCGCATATGAGAGCAGCGATATAGAGGGCTTGTGCATTAAGGTGGAAGTCGC
- the rfbA gene encoding glucose-1-phosphate thymidylyltransferase RfbA, protein MKGIILAGGSGSRLYPITRVVSKQLLPVYDKPMIYYPLSVLMLAGIREILIISTPQDLPDFERLFQDGSKLGLNFSYAVQPRPEGLAQAFVIGKSFIGDDHVCLILGDNIFYGHNLSDTLKRAVCLEKGGRIFGYLVRDPERYGVVEFDGDGNVMGIEEKPLKPKSNYAVPGLYIYDNDVVSIAAGIQPSNRGELEITDVNMEYLKRGELKVELLSRGFAWLDTGTHEALQQASSYVQAIQERQGLRIASIEEIAFRLGYIDDSQLENIAADMLKNEYGRYLMDIVCEARV, encoded by the coding sequence ATGAAAGGAATCATTTTGGCCGGCGGATCAGGAAGCCGGCTTTACCCGATTACCCGTGTGGTCAGCAAGCAGCTTTTACCTGTTTATGATAAACCCATGATCTACTATCCCTTGTCGGTTTTAATGCTGGCCGGGATCAGGGAAATACTTATCATCTCAACTCCCCAAGATTTGCCTGATTTCGAAAGACTGTTTCAGGACGGTTCCAAACTGGGGCTTAACTTTTCCTATGCCGTCCAGCCAAGACCCGAGGGGTTGGCCCAGGCTTTTGTCATAGGCAAGTCATTTATCGGAGATGACCATGTTTGTCTTATCCTGGGGGATAATATTTTCTACGGCCATAATCTTTCGGACACATTAAAAAGGGCCGTTTGCCTGGAAAAAGGAGGGCGAATTTTCGGCTACCTGGTTCGTGATCCCGAACGGTATGGGGTGGTGGAGTTTGACGGAGATGGAAATGTGATGGGGATTGAAGAAAAGCCGTTAAAACCAAAATCGAATTATGCCGTTCCCGGACTTTACATTTATGACAATGATGTGGTGAGCATTGCAGCAGGTATACAGCCGTCTAATCGTGGAGAACTAGAGATTACAGATGTGAATATGGAGTATCTGAAAAGGGGCGAGCTTAAAGTGGAGCTTTTAAGCAGAGGGTTTGCCTGGCTGGACACCGGCACCCATGAAGCCCTGCAACAGGCATCCAGTTATGTGCAGGCAATCCAGGAACGCCAGGGACTCAGGATTGCCAGCATAGAGGAGATTGCCTTTCGCCTTGGATATATTGATGATAGCCAGCTTGAGAACATTGCCGCAGATATGCTGAAAAATGAATACGGACGGTACCTTATGGATATCGTTTGTGAAGCCAGAGTATAA